A genome region from Macaca fascicularis isolate 582-1 chromosome 3, T2T-MFA8v1.1 includes the following:
- the MACC1 gene encoding LOW QUALITY PROTEIN: metastasis-associated in colon cancer protein 1 (The sequence of the model RefSeq protein was modified relative to this genomic sequence to represent the inferred CDS: inserted 1 base in 1 codon), whose protein sequence is MQNSKLKPGTNSDHLLLLESNHLLQKGGKMLITERKHFLSXRIAQSKSEANSVDMEAGKLSKSCNITECQDPDLLHNWPDAFTLHGNNASKVTNQFWNQLSASNPFLDDITQLRNNRKRNNISILKEDPFLFFREIENGNSFDSSGDELDVPQLLRQSSSRKSGRSKSVSELLDILDDTVHSHHSIHNSDQILLQDLEWLKNDREAYKMAWLSQRQLARSCLDLNTISQSPGWAQTQLAEVTITCKVNHQGGSVQLPESDITVHVPQGHVAVGEFQEVSLRAFLDPPPMLNHDLSCTVSPLLEIMLGNLNTMEALLLEMKIGAEVRKDPFSQVMTEMVCLHSLGKEGPFKVLSNCYIYKDTIQVKLIDLSQVMYLVVAAQAKALQSPVATIWDYIHKTTSIGIYGPKYIHPSFTVVLTVCGHNYMPGQLTISDIKKGEKNFSPVVFQLWGKQSFLLDKPQDLSVSIVSCDPDFEVKTEGERKEIKQNQLEAGEVVHQQFLFSLVEHREMHLFDFCVQVEPPNGEPVAQFSVTTPDPTPNLKRLSNLPAYLQKKEEIKSAPLSPKMLVKYPTFQDKTLNFTNYGVTLKAVLRQSKIDYFLEYFKGDTIALLGEGKVKAIGQSKVKEWYIGVLRGKIGLVHCKNVKVISKEQVMFMSDSVLTTRNLLEQIALPLKKLTYIYSVVLTLVSEKVYDWKVLADVLGYSHLSLEDFHQLQADKESEKVSYVIKKLKEDCHTDRNTRKFLYELIVALLKMDCQWLVARLIQEAAILTSAVKLGKGWRELAEKLVRLTKQQMEAYEIPHRGNTGDVAVEMMWKPAYDFLYTWSAHYGNNYRDVLQDLQSALDRMKNPVTKHWRELTGALVLVNSLEILRVTAFSTSEDV, encoded by the exons GTGGAAAAATGCTAatcactgaaagaaaacattttttgt GAAGAATTGCACAAAGTAAGTCTGAAGCAAATTCGGTTGACATGGAAGCTGGAAAACTCTCAAAAAGTTGTAATATTACAG aatgccaGGATCCAGACTTGCTTCACAATTGGCCGGATGCTTTCACCCTTCATGGTAATAATGCTTCCAAAGTTACAAATCAATTCTGGAATCAACTGTCTGCTTCTAACCCATTTTTGGATGACATAACTCAGCTAAGAAATAATAGGAAGAGAAATAATATTTCCATCTTAAAGGaagatccttttcttttctttagagaaatagaaaatgggaATTCTTTTGATTCCTCCGGTGATGAACTTGATGTGCCTCAGTTACTTAGGCAGTCTTCCTCAAGAAAATCTGGAAGATCTAAAAGCGTTTCAGAACTTCTGGACATTTTAGATGACACAGTACATTCCCATCACAGTATACATAACTCTGATCAGATTCTACTACAAGACTTAGAATGGCTTAAAAATGACCGAGAGGCTTATAAAATGGCTTGGTTAAGTCAACGCCAGCTGGCCCGCTCCTGCCTTGATTTGAATACAATTAGTCAGAGCCCTGGATGGGCCCAGACACAACTTGCGGAGGTCACCATAACTTGCAAAGTAAACCATCAAGGAGGATCAGTACAATTACCTGAATCAGACATCACTGTTCATGTGCCCCAAGGTCATGTGGCTGTGGGGGAATTCCAAGAGGTGTCTCTAAGGGCTTTCCTTGATCCGCCACCCATGCTTAACCATGATCTTTCATGCACTGTGAGCCCATTGTTGGAAATCATGTTAGGCAACCTCAATACAATGGAAGCCCTCTTGCTGGAGATGAAAATTGGGGCTGAAGTGAGAAAGGATCCTTTCAGCCAAGTCATGACAGAAATGGTGTGTTTACACAGCTTGGGTAAAGAAGGCCCTTTTAAAGTTTTAAGTAACTGCTACATTTATAAAGACACCATCCAAGTCAAGCTAATCGACTTGAGTCAGGTAATGTATCTAGTGGTTGCTGCACAAGCTAAAGCTCTTCAGTCACCAGTTGCCACCATTTGGGATTATATCCACAAAACCACCTCAATTGGAATTTATGGACCCAAATATATCCATCCTAGTTTTACTGTTGTTTTAACAGTTTGTGGACACAATTATATGCCAGGACAGCTTACAATTTCTGATATTAAGAAGGGTGAAAAAAACTTTTCTCCAGTCGTGTTTCAGCTCTGGGGAAAGCAGTCATTTTTACTTGACAAGCCACAAGATTTAAGTGTTTCTATTGTTTCCTGTGATCCTGATTTTGAAGTAAagacagaaggagaaaggaaagaaattaaacaaaaccaGTTGGAAGCAGGTGAAGTAGTTCatcaacaatttttattttctttagttgaGCACAGAGAGATGCACTTGTTTGATTTTTGTGTTCAGGTGGAACCTCCCAATGGTGAACCAGTTGCACAGTTCTCTGTCACTACTCCTGATCCAACTCCAAACCTAAAAAGGCTCTCAAATCTGCCAGCCTATTTGCAGAAGAAGGAGGAAATCAAGTCTGCTCCTTTATCACCAAAAATGCTTGTTAAATATCCCACATTTCAAGATAAAACATTGAACTTTACCAACTATGGGGTAACCCTGAAGGCAGTGCTAAGACAAAGCAAGATTGATTACTTCCTTGAATATTTCAAAGGGGACACAATAGCTCTCCTCGGGGAAGGTAAGGTAAAAGCTATTGGGCAGTCCAAAGTGAAAGAATGGTATATAGGAGTCCTCAGAGGTAAGATTGGACTTGTACACTGCAAAAATGTCAAGGTGATTTCAAAGGAACAAGTAATGTTTATGTCAGATAGTGTCCTAACAACCAGAAATCTTCTTGAACAAATTGCCCTGCCTTTAAAAAAGTTGACTTATATCTACTCAGTTGTATTAACCTTGGTGTCAGAAAAAGTTTATGATTGGAAAGTTTTAGCTGATGTCCTGGGTTACTCACATCTGTCCCTGGAAGATTTTCATCAACTTCAAGCAGacaaagaatcagaaaaagtTTCTTATGTTATAAAGAAGTTAAAGGAAGATTGCCACACAGATAGAAATACAAGGAAGTTTCTGTATGAACTTATTGTG GCTCTTCTGAAAATGGATTGCCAATGGTTAGTTGCACGTCTCATCCAAGAAGCTGCTATTCTGACTTCAGCTGTCAAGCTTGGAAAAGGCTGGAGGGAACTAGCTGAAAAGTTAGTACGACTCACAAAGCAACAAATGGAGGCATATGAAATTCCTCATCGAGGAAACACTGGAGATGTTGCTGTTGAG atgATGTGGAAGCCTGCCTATGATTTTCTGTATACCTGGAGTGCTCACTATGGAAATAACTACAGAGACGTATTACAAGACCTTCAATCAGCTTTGGACAGAATGAAAAACCCTGTGACCAAACACTGGAGAGAATTAACTGGAGCTTTAGTACTAGTAAATTCTTTGGAGATTTTGAGAGTAACTGCATTCTCCACTTCTGAGGACGTATAG